The segment TGCAGGTAGCCAGCACCTGGCCCCTTCCAAGGTGGCTTTTGTCACCTGTTTGCCTTCCTGCCTAAATGTCAGTTTGTGACAGGCTACTAGGACAGGGAGAGGCTGATTTTCAAGCCCCAGCACAAGCCTCAGGCTCTGCAGATATTCACCTTGTAGAAGGCCAGTTCACACAGAGCCAAAGAATTGGGATAGGCTGTGGAGGTGGGGTGTAGGGGAGAGCTGGGGACCAGCACAAACCTGACCCTGCTGGAGCAGCAAGGCGAGGGACAGGCGTAGCTGGAGTCTGCTACCATACATCCCATGATGCTTTGTGCAAGCACTAAGTGACAAATGTAGGGCAGAGGAGGTGGCTTGtgacaccccccaccccccccccctccaagcTGATCCTGTGCCGTGGGATATTGGGGTATGGCAGCTGAGCTGGGCTTAGCTGCCTCCCGGGATTTAGCATTGATGTGGCAGCATGGGCAGAAATTAGCAGggctgtgggttttgttttttagcAGATGCCAGTAGAAACAGGGAGGcttagagaagaaaagtgatgagtagttcattatttttcccgtttcttcagtgtgaaaatgaagttttagaaTTTGGAGATGGAAATATTGATTTCTAGAAATGAATACAATATTGGAGGCAGAGGAAACATTAACTAAAAACCCAGTCCATGTCATTAATTTGCTTGTTTCTTAGGCAGAGATAACACCCTGCCCGTGGTTCAAAAATAGGCGTTTCTAATTGCAACTGGCCCATGGCCATCAGTGTGCTGGCTGTATTCTCACCAGCAACAGACGGCACAGTTAAGGAAAATCCTTTTCAGTAATGACCAGCTTAGCTGTGCTCCGGTGAAAGTGTGGTAGGCACAAAATTCATACCCAAAGTAGGGCCTTTAATTCGTAGTCCCATATTCTCCGGAGCTCAGCCAACCCAACTCGCTTGCTTTGTAGATTCCCAGTAATCCAAAAAACTTCCAGAGCTGAATGAAGCCAAGGTCACCGTGAcattcctcctccccttcctcagGGAGGGTCCGAGGCTGCACAGCCTCACCCTTTCCTTTAGCCTGAAACCACAGAGTGACTCCTCGAAGCAGCCTGGACCCCTGTTTACCGGCCGTGCCTCTGCAAGCAGGGGTTCACCTGCCATCTAGTGGGGTTTCTCCATCCGTGCGGCTGCCTCCACCAGTTGTAGTAAACGTTGTTTTTCCGTGTTAGGTTTTAGATTCATTTTACTGATGTTGTCAACTGTCAGTCAAGATGGACTTCAGTTCTGCGAGATCTTTGCTTATGAGATTTTCTTATGAGTGAATTTAAGTTTTCCTGTTCTCAAACAAGCATGACCCAAAACCTCCAAACCATATACTTACGTTCTTTGTTTAGAATATTGGTAGATGTTAGGATTTCATAGTTGTCTTTTGGCTCACTTATTATTAACTGTGTTTAATGTAAGCACATGCATTGGACCAATACcatatcatagaatcctagaatattttgggatggaaaggatcttaaagatcatccaattccaacctccctgccatgggcagggacacccactagatcaggctgcccaaggccccatccagcctggccttgaacatctccagggatggggcatccacaactttcctgggcaacctgtgccagtgcctcaccaccctcatcatgaagagaGTCCTCCTTCggtctagtctaaatccactcctctccagtttgtacccattgcccctagtactgtcactacaagcctttgtaaaaagtccctcccaaaATTTCAGTGCTTCTGATACATTTCTATACAGatctttgattctttttttctcccctccactGATGCCCATAATGGGGTTGGGTGGTGAGGTGTCTTTGCAGTCCTTTTGTTGAAGAAGCTTGGAAGACGGAGgggtgtgtgtttgtgctggCGGGGCCAGCGCACTGGCAAGGGGGAGGCATGAAGGGGAGGATTTGTGCACCTAATAGTGCATGTTCACTCATTGTGATTTCAATaaaggatgggggatgatgtgattgagagcaaccctgcagaaaaggacttgggggtgctgactgatgagaaacTTGACAGGACCTGGCAATgcatgctcgcagcccagaaggccaaccatatagaatcatagaatgatagaatagatagggttggaagggaccttaaagatcgtctagttccaacctccttgccatgggcaggcacatctcactaaatcaggctacccaaggccccatccaacctggccttgaacacctccagggatggggcatccacaacttcccttggtaagtcttcctaatatctagtctaaatctgcccctctccagtttgtacctgctGGTCCTCCTCCCGTCACCAccagcctttgtgaatagcccctccccagctttcctgtgggcccccttcaggtgctggaaggttgctataaggtctcctctgagctttctcttctccaggctgaacaagcccaaatctctcagcctgtcctcgtagggtaggtgctccagccctctgatcatctttgtagccatCCTCTGgaccattccaacagctccatatccttattaCGTTTAGGATTACAGAACtaatatcctgggctgcatcaaaagaagcgtggccagcaggtagagggaagtgattctgcccatctgttcctctcttgtgagagtattgtgtccaattctggtATTCTGGAATCCCCGACATAAGAAAgatttggagctgttggaacaggtgcagagaagggctacattgatgatccgagggctggagcaccttctatatgaggacaggctgagagagttggggttgttcagcctggagaagagaaggctccagggagactttatgGAGATCTTCCAGTAGCTGAatggggctacaagaaaactagggagggactttttacaaaggcttgtagtgataggactagggacaatgggtatgaactggagaggggcagattcttagacataaggaagaatttcttcaccgtgagggtggtgagacactggcacaggttgcccagggaagtagtggatgccccatccctggaggtgttcaaggccaggttggatggggccttgggcagcctgatctggtgggaggtgttcctgtccatggcaggggggttggaactggatgatcttcaaggtcccttccaacccatacccGTCTATGACCCTACACCCCGCCTGCGCTCCCGGGGTCGCAGCCCCGCACCGCCCGGTCCCAGCGGGGGGCGGTCGCGGCGCAGCTCCGCCTCCTCCCGGGGCAGCGGGGCGGGCCGCCCGCTCGGGCCTTGCTCACCGAGGCTTTTTCCGCGTTGGGGAAAAGGCTGATGGAGTCTTCGGAAAGCGGTGGAGCGGCGGCGGGGGGAGGCATCGCCCTGCACGACTTCAGCGGGCGGCTGGGCGAGCAGCGCGTGCACTTCCACGCCATGCGGCTGCGGGATTCGCTTTTCCTGTGGGTGGGCGCCGCCCCCGCCCTCGCCAGCCTGGCCGTCGCGATGTGCACGCCCCGCGTGAGTGTCCTCTGTCCCCTCCGGGGCTGCCGGGGGTACCCCGCTGCCTTCGCACTTGTGGGGGGGAGCGTGGGAACCGAGCGCCCCCGGGACTGAGCCCCGCGCTGTGCTGTGCTCCGCTTGCAGGACAGCATCCCAGTGGCCGCCTCGCTCCTGGGGGATCCGTCCGACACCGCCTCCGCCTGCCTGGCGCAGCGCTTGGGTAGGTGTGGGGGGGAGGGACGGGCTGGGGGCTGCCTGCCTCGGGAGCGGTGGGAAAGGTGCGGGGGTGGCACCTTTCTGGTGGTTTTGGAGCCGCCACTCCGGGCTGGGCGGGCTCAGAGGgatgggaggaagtgtcgatctgcttgaggcTCTCCAaggggatctgaacaggctggaccgctgggctgagatcgatggcatgaggtttaacaaggccaaataccgggtcctgcacttggggcacaacaaccctatgcggtgctacagactaggagaagcctggctagaaagctgcctggaggagaaggacctgggggtgttggttgacagccaactgaacatgagccagcagtgtgcccaggtggccaagaaggccaatggcatcttaacttgtatcagaaacagtgtgaccagcagttccagggaggttattctccctctgtactcagcactggtgagaccgcacctcgaatactgtgttcagttctggacccctcatCACATGAAGgttgttgaggctctggagcgtgtccagagaagagcaacgaagctgctgagggggctggagaacaagtcttacgaggagcgtctgagagagctggggttgtttagcctggagaagaggaggctgaggggagagaccttattgctctctacaactacctcaaaggaagttgtagagagatGGGTGCAGGCCTCTCCTCcgaagtgacaggtgataggacaagggggaatggcctcaagcggcaccaggggaggttcaggctggatatcagaaaaaaaatttcacagaaagggtagtcgggcactgacagaggctgcccaaggaggtggttgagacaccatccctggagctatttaaaagaccggtagatgaggtgctcagggacatggtttagtggcagataggaatggttgggcttgatgatccaagaggtcttttccaaccctgtgattctatgattctatgatttatgcaGTGCTCTCTGCCCCCACCGAGGATCAGTTGGTGTCCTCAGGGATGCCACCTGCCTCCCAGTTGGTGCTATGGCTTCACCGTGGTTTCCATTCCGATTCAGTTTTTCAGTAGTATGTGAGTCTGCTGGAGCTCAGCTGGTGGAGTCTCTGCTGCAAGGCACGCAGAGCATTGCCAAAAGTGTGTTAGTTAAGATtgaagagggctggagcacctctgctgtgaggacaggctgagagacttggggttgttcagcctgaagaagagaaggctccaaggagaccttattgctgccttccaggacctgaaggggctacaggaaagctgaggagggactttttattcaagggcatggagtgataggacgagggagaatggctttaaattggaggggggaagatttggattagacattaggaagaaattcttcacgatgagggtggtgaggcactggaacaggttgcccaggaaggttgtgggtgccccatctctggagatgttcagtgccaggttggatgggcccttaggcagcctgatctagtgggaggtgtccctgcccattgcaggggggtggtaattagatgatttttaaggtccctttgaaccaaaaccattctatgattctgtgatcctgagGCAAGGAAAGCACACACATGTGCCTATTAGGTGGgattttcagtgctttcctcACTGCGAAGCTGTAATACTTCTGTGCGATAGGGTAGGATGGCCATCAATGTGAGACACGTGTCTTTTGCCTCAAAATTAAGCCAACCCTCATTGCTTCTTGCACCTTCTGGCTCCCAAATTCTGAGACATTCTGGCCTGGAAAGTCCTGGATCATCTTGCAGATGCCAGTGTTTGGTCTGACTGTCCCTACAACACGTAATAAGCATCTCTCCGGATGTCTCCATTTTCAGCAAGTGTAAGACTGCCCTGCTATACCTAGTGCAATGCCAGGCTTCTAAATCTGAATTGAAACTTTCAAACTCCTTTACGTCTAAACCAAATACCTGTCTGAATGCATTTACATCTCTGACAGCTGCATTGTGGTGGTTACTCATCATCCCCTATCAGTAATTGATACAGGTCCAGCTGGCAAACTGCTGAAGTTCTTGTTACCAGGTTTTAAATGCAAGATGCCGTGCTGCTCAGTCTCATCTTACTTCTGttgtttcagttggaaagtTCACGTGAATGAACTATATACTGATCTTCGCTACAGGCAATACTTCCTGAGTTTGTATCATCGGGCAGTTTCATGAGGCTACACTGACTTCTTCTCTGTGGCCATTAACACATATTTGAAAAAAGAGCTGCTCACAAGACTGATGATTGAAAAACAGTACTAGTGGCCTTTCTTCGTCCTGATAACTTATATTTAATAACTACTGTTGTAGTCTCCTCTGGTGGCAGCTTTTTCTCTGCATACCGCTTAAAGTAATAATTCTGTGGGGTATGGTATAACACGATTTCTTTTAGTAGTCAGAGAGGGTTTACTTTGAATAAAGTGTAACAGTTTATTCCACTTTCCATTTGGTCTCctctttattaatttcttctgaatctTGCTCTAAGCTTTTGTGTAGCATTGGACTCCAGCTAACAGCTCTAAGTTGTATCGGAGATTTGCACCCTCTCCTGTCCTTTTTTTAGCGCATGTGCTATCTTCACTCTTAAAGATTTATTACAGAATTCATAGCTAGAGTTAGTAATAATTTGCCATTACTTATATTAGTTCTTTCAGTGTTCTAGGACAGAGGCTGTCAGGGTCACCTGATTTTTCTCAGTAAGTGTTCTTaagttttgctgccttttttttatttaaggtccttttctcatttgaatTGCTAATTTCACTCACTTCATTACTGAGAACTGATAGTATTACTTGGTGCAGGGATATTCTTTACTTTTTATCCTCAGGCCGTAATGCaccttcttattttctgtgtgcctTACGTGTCTTTCATTATTTAATCTTGAGCTTTCTGTGCCCGCTGTGTTCCAGTGAGGCTTTTGGTCAATGTTCCTCTGTATCCGTGCCATCTAACTACTGGGTTGCAGATTTCCTTGCTAGTCAGTCccttttatattctttataGATAACATTCTTACTTGTGCTATCCTGCTTAAGGTTTATTGTATTAAGGAAGGTCTGTAGAGCTTTGTCACTTTTGGTTGGAAGGGGAAAGTCAGTACTATGC is part of the Cuculus canorus isolate bCucCan1 chromosome 2, bCucCan1.pri, whole genome shotgun sequence genome and harbors:
- the PSMG4 gene encoding proteasome assembly chaperone 4 isoform X1; this translates as MESSESGGAAAGGGIALHDFSGRLGEQRVHFHAMRLRDSLFLWVGAAPALASLAVAMCTPRDSIPVAASLLGDPSDTASACLAQRLASKTKKQIFVSYNLQNTDSNFTLLIENRIKEEMMAFPEKF
- the PSMG4 gene encoding proteasome assembly chaperone 4 isoform X2; amino-acid sequence: MESSESGGAAAGGGIALHDFSGRLGEQRVHFHAMRLRDSLFLWVGAAPALASLAVAMCTPRDSIPVAASLLGDPSDTASACLAQRLARPKNRYLSATIFKTQTAISPYS